In Sebaldella termitidis ATCC 33386, one DNA window encodes the following:
- a CDS encoding ABC transporter ATP-binding protein produces MSEYILEMENIRKEFLGGKVIANEDITLKVKKGEIHAIVGENGAGKSTLMKMLNGLYEPTSGKILYKGKEINIDSPSVAAKTGIGMVYQHFMLVDTLTVAENMVLGFEPSIMGKFDKKKARQDVIDVAEKYGLNINPDSKVEDLSVGIQQRIEILKILFKGAELLIFDEPSAVLTPQEVKELYQIMRNLVKEGKTIIFITHKLQEVLDVSDNITVIRKGKNAGSIKTSEATKEIIANMMVGRKVLFEVNRPDVELGKDLVEVLNMRVNGDNGLEAVKGVDLIIHEGEVLGIAGVEGNGQTELIEALAGLRKVEKGSFRIGEQNLTHSSPRDRRESGLSHIPEDRHKRAAIDDFTIEENMILGVENNYCRGSILDFGKITEKTNEYIKKYDIRTPDSKVKFGGLSGGNQQKVVVARELEKENRFIIASQPTRGVDIGAIEMIHNTILSEKKNKKAILVVSAELSEVMSLSDKIAVMYEGKIVGVLKREEATTEKLGILMAGGKIDE; encoded by the coding sequence ATGAGCGAATATATCCTGGAGATGGAAAATATACGTAAGGAATTTTTAGGCGGGAAGGTAATAGCGAATGAAGATATTACCTTAAAGGTAAAAAAGGGAGAAATCCATGCAATAGTCGGTGAAAACGGAGCAGGGAAATCCACACTGATGAAAATGCTGAACGGACTGTATGAGCCTACAAGCGGGAAGATACTCTATAAGGGAAAGGAAATAAATATAGATTCACCGTCAGTAGCAGCCAAGACAGGAATAGGAATGGTTTATCAGCACTTTATGCTGGTAGATACTCTTACTGTGGCAGAAAATATGGTTCTTGGCTTTGAGCCGAGTATAATGGGAAAATTTGATAAGAAGAAGGCAAGACAGGATGTAATAGATGTAGCAGAGAAATACGGACTTAATATAAATCCTGATTCAAAAGTAGAAGACCTTTCGGTAGGTATACAGCAGAGAATAGAGATACTGAAAATACTTTTCAAGGGAGCGGAGCTTCTGATATTTGACGAGCCGAGTGCAGTGCTGACACCGCAGGAGGTAAAGGAACTGTATCAGATAATGAGGAATCTGGTAAAAGAGGGGAAAACAATAATATTCATAACACATAAATTACAGGAAGTACTTGATGTTTCAGATAATATAACAGTAATAAGAAAAGGAAAGAACGCGGGAAGTATAAAAACAAGTGAGGCAACAAAAGAGATAATAGCCAATATGATGGTAGGAAGAAAGGTATTGTTTGAAGTAAACAGACCAGATGTAGAGCTTGGAAAAGACTTAGTAGAAGTACTGAATATGAGAGTAAACGGAGATAACGGTCTTGAGGCGGTAAAGGGAGTAGACCTGATAATCCATGAAGGAGAAGTTCTGGGAATAGCAGGAGTGGAAGGGAACGGCCAGACAGAGCTGATAGAAGCACTTGCAGGACTGAGAAAGGTGGAGAAGGGAAGCTTTAGAATAGGAGAGCAGAATCTGACACATTCATCACCGAGAGACAGAAGAGAAAGCGGACTTTCCCATATACCGGAAGACAGACATAAGAGAGCAGCAATAGATGATTTTACAATAGAGGAAAATATGATACTCGGAGTGGAAAATAATTACTGCCGGGGATCAATACTGGATTTTGGAAAAATAACAGAGAAAACAAATGAATATATAAAGAAATATGATATAAGAACACCGGATTCAAAGGTAAAGTTCGGAGGCCTGTCAGGAGGAAACCAGCAGAAGGTGGTAGTAGCAAGAGAGCTGGAGAAAGAAAACAGATTCATAATAGCGTCACAGCCGACAAGAGGAGTTGATATAGGAGCAATAGAGATGATCCATAATACAATCCTGAGTGAAAAAAAGAACAAGAAGGCAATATTGGTAGTATCAGCAGAGTTATCCGAGGTAATGAGCTTAAGTGACAAGATAGCGGTAATGTATGAAGGAAAAATAGTGGGAGTACTGAAAAGAGAAGAGGCAACGACAGAGAAACTGGGAATATTAATGGCAGGAGGTAAAATTGATGAATAA
- a CDS encoding Crp/Fnr family transcriptional regulator — MREIIEVKYYIDKYGLSSILPPSIMSDINIKVYKKNTLLYEAGAPVDNLCFLAEGKIEVNSILENGNHHIIDELYPPAVFCDIEYVARIKTILQNLVTKENNTKILTIPFSILDAKLSGNVHFWKKMAVESADKLIKTNYSVLKKLNNKLEDIIVDILIENNYEYHFKSLEALSKNLNVSYRNLTRVLKKLSDKGIIKREKKRIIYIRR, encoded by the coding sequence ATGAGAGAGATTATTGAAGTAAAATACTATATTGACAAATATGGTTTGTCCAGTATACTCCCGCCTTCTATTATGTCTGATATTAACATAAAAGTTTACAAAAAAAATACACTGCTTTATGAAGCCGGCGCACCAGTGGACAATCTTTGTTTTTTAGCAGAAGGTAAAATAGAGGTAAACAGTATTCTTGAAAACGGAAATCACCATATTATAGACGAACTGTACCCGCCTGCTGTTTTCTGTGATATTGAATATGTTGCCAGAATAAAGACAATATTGCAAAATCTTGTTACCAAAGAAAATAACACCAAAATTTTGACCATTCCATTTTCAATATTGGATGCCAAGCTTTCCGGCAATGTTCATTTCTGGAAAAAAATGGCTGTTGAAAGTGCCGATAAACTTATCAAAACCAACTACTCAGTCTTAAAAAAGCTAAATAATAAGCTGGAAGATATTATAGTAGACATTCTTATTGAAAATAATTATGAATATCATTTCAAATCACTGGAAGCCCTTTCAAAAAACCTGAATGTAAGCTATCGCAACCTTACAAGGGTTTTAAAAAAATTAAGTGATAAAGGTATTATCAAAAGGGAAAAAAAGAGAATTATATATATACGCCGCTGA